One Esox lucius isolate fEsoLuc1 chromosome 1, fEsoLuc1.pri, whole genome shotgun sequence genomic region harbors:
- the scg2a gene encoding secretogranin-2 isoform X1, whose protein sequence is MAKDTMPPISKLSSAGMAFLSLLPLIFLLDSPSVQGATLREHRLRGSEPDLRDGAAPYFPPNADMLKALEYIQSLRQRTRAGGSASQDQASLTPNYDTTDMDTEKLRTMLRLASPAQTSQSKISQDQDEDQEDEGGEGNEEDKTQEWLQAVLSTLQQTENGPKPAPVRSGAARHALSKGQRPAKGEESQVGESVAYPWAEQRTSRPHRKYNLMFEDDEDGEGGGEGRAPGRESPFKRTNENMEGKYTPQNLANLQSVFEELGRIANTKAGAGHKRQTVDDEDEEDDDDDMLRVRNLAYEDVTGGEDWTPMEEQVETEDEESDNRQEFDRGLEDDGDDEDDDEEVEEEIDEVKRSSPSGPGEDDPDDITKLVDYYLLKVLEKKKEEEQKRELEEEEAREERKAAQTQHSDKVDPNAIYQLIQISQNLQIPPEDLLDMLKSGEMTKQVRKPLRTQAQSLTPNDLARLEDTFSKISSKKINKIPPATFYNRGLPETETSNVPDDINTEDILKILGLGNVGNKNSVALKNQKHHTSPQSRFFDPAGRQGGNMFSDQNILEKGKDDYDDTLNEDELATYLASQMAQYPQAVNNADQKRASQLPPRDNQLVLGTFEQAIQDYFDQMDSNKSQPRKRHTEPEYTDDALQTQGLDDDTMLKILGYLNPETEEREDKDLYPKTVKGM, encoded by the coding sequence CGCAGACATGCTCAAGGCACTAGAGTACATTCAGAGCCTCCGACAGCGCACCCGGGCTGGAGGGTCAGCGTCTCAGGATCAAGCTTCACTCACCCCAAACTACGACACCACTGACATGGACACAGAGAAACTCCGCACCATGCTGAGGCTGGCCTCTCCAGCCCAAACTAGTCAGAGTAAGATTAGCCAGGACCAGGACGAGGATCAGGAggatgagggaggagagggcaACGAGGAGGACAAGACACAGGAGTGGCTGCAGGCGGTGCTCAGTACACTCCAGCAGACTGAAAATGGCCCCAAGCCAGCCCCTGTGAGGTCCGGCGCAGCCCGCCACGCTCTGAGCAAAGGGCAAAGACCTGCGAAGGGAGAAGAGAGCCAGGTGGGAGAGAGTGTAGCGTATCCTTGGGCAGAGCAGCGCACGAGCCGGCCTCACCGGAAGTACAACCTGATGTTTGAAGACGACGAGGACGGTGAGGGGGGTGGGGAAGGTAGAGCCCCGGGACGTGAGAGCCCCTTCAAACGCACCAATGAGAACATGGAGGGGAAGTACACGCCTCAGAATCTGGCCAACCTGCAGTCTGTGTTCGAAGAACTAGGGAGGATTGCCAACACAAAAGCTGGGGCTGGTCACAAACGGCAGACAGTGGAtgatgaggatgaagaggatgatgatgatgacatgtTGCGGGTGAGGAACCTGGCCTACGAAGATGTAACTGGGGGAGAAGACTGGACACCGATGGAGGagcaggtggagacagaggacgAGGAGAGCGACAACAGGCAGGAGTTTGACAGGGGTTTGgaggatgatggtgatgatgaagatgatgatgaggaagttGAAGAGGAAATTGATGAAGTCAAGCGATCAAGCCCGTCGGGTCCTGGAGAAGATGATCCTGATGACATCACCAAGCTGGTGGACTACTACCTTCTGAAGgtactggagaaaaaaaaggaggaggagcagaagagAGAGCTAGAAGAAGAAGAGgccagagaagagaggaaggcaGCTCAAACCCAGCACAGTGACAAGGTAGATCCAAATGCCATTTACCAACTCATCCAAATCTCCCAGAATCTACAGATCCCACCAGAAGATCTGCTGGACATGCTAAAGAGTGGAGAGATGACAAAACAGGTCAGGAAACCACTGAGGACACAAGCGCAGTCCCTGACACCCAATGATCTGGCCAGGCTAGAggacacattttctaaaatatcaTCCAAAAAAATTAATAAGATTCCTCCCGCGACATTTTACAATAGAGGGCTGCCTGAAACCGAAACAAGCAACGTCCCGGACGACATAAACACAGAAGACATTCTAAAAATCCTCGGTCTCGGAAACGTGGGAAATAAAAATTCCGTGGCGCTCAAGAACCAGAAACATCATACAAGCCCACAATCTAGGTTTTTCGATCCAGCTGGAAGGCAGGGAGGCAACATGTTCTCTGACCAAAACATTCTCGAGAAAGGAAAGGACGACTATGATGACACTTTAAACGAAGATGAGCTGGCGACTTATCTGGCATCCCAGATGGCGCAATATCCACAAGCAGTCAACAACGCTGACCAAAAGCGCGCATCACAGCTTCCCCCACGAGACAATCAACTCGTGCTGGGAACGTTTGAGCAAGCGATACAGGACTACTTTGACCAAATGGACTCAAACAAAAGCCAGCCTCGGAAAAGACACACAGAACCCGAATACACGGACGATGCATTGCAAACGCAAGGCTTGGATGACGACACGATGCTGAAAATTCTAGGCTATCTAAACCCGGAGACCGAAGAGAGAGAAGATAAGGACCTTTACCCAAAAACGGTCAAAGGAATGTAG
- the scg2a gene encoding secretogranin-2 isoform X2, which translates to MPPISKLSSAGMAFLSLLPLIFLLDSPSVQGATLREHRLRGSEPDLRDGAAPYFPPNADMLKALEYIQSLRQRTRAGGSASQDQASLTPNYDTTDMDTEKLRTMLRLASPAQTSQSKISQDQDEDQEDEGGEGNEEDKTQEWLQAVLSTLQQTENGPKPAPVRSGAARHALSKGQRPAKGEESQVGESVAYPWAEQRTSRPHRKYNLMFEDDEDGEGGGEGRAPGRESPFKRTNENMEGKYTPQNLANLQSVFEELGRIANTKAGAGHKRQTVDDEDEEDDDDDMLRVRNLAYEDVTGGEDWTPMEEQVETEDEESDNRQEFDRGLEDDGDDEDDDEEVEEEIDEVKRSSPSGPGEDDPDDITKLVDYYLLKVLEKKKEEEQKRELEEEEAREERKAAQTQHSDKVDPNAIYQLIQISQNLQIPPEDLLDMLKSGEMTKQVRKPLRTQAQSLTPNDLARLEDTFSKISSKKINKIPPATFYNRGLPETETSNVPDDINTEDILKILGLGNVGNKNSVALKNQKHHTSPQSRFFDPAGRQGGNMFSDQNILEKGKDDYDDTLNEDELATYLASQMAQYPQAVNNADQKRASQLPPRDNQLVLGTFEQAIQDYFDQMDSNKSQPRKRHTEPEYTDDALQTQGLDDDTMLKILGYLNPETEEREDKDLYPKTVKGM; encoded by the coding sequence CGCAGACATGCTCAAGGCACTAGAGTACATTCAGAGCCTCCGACAGCGCACCCGGGCTGGAGGGTCAGCGTCTCAGGATCAAGCTTCACTCACCCCAAACTACGACACCACTGACATGGACACAGAGAAACTCCGCACCATGCTGAGGCTGGCCTCTCCAGCCCAAACTAGTCAGAGTAAGATTAGCCAGGACCAGGACGAGGATCAGGAggatgagggaggagagggcaACGAGGAGGACAAGACACAGGAGTGGCTGCAGGCGGTGCTCAGTACACTCCAGCAGACTGAAAATGGCCCCAAGCCAGCCCCTGTGAGGTCCGGCGCAGCCCGCCACGCTCTGAGCAAAGGGCAAAGACCTGCGAAGGGAGAAGAGAGCCAGGTGGGAGAGAGTGTAGCGTATCCTTGGGCAGAGCAGCGCACGAGCCGGCCTCACCGGAAGTACAACCTGATGTTTGAAGACGACGAGGACGGTGAGGGGGGTGGGGAAGGTAGAGCCCCGGGACGTGAGAGCCCCTTCAAACGCACCAATGAGAACATGGAGGGGAAGTACACGCCTCAGAATCTGGCCAACCTGCAGTCTGTGTTCGAAGAACTAGGGAGGATTGCCAACACAAAAGCTGGGGCTGGTCACAAACGGCAGACAGTGGAtgatgaggatgaagaggatgatgatgatgacatgtTGCGGGTGAGGAACCTGGCCTACGAAGATGTAACTGGGGGAGAAGACTGGACACCGATGGAGGagcaggtggagacagaggacgAGGAGAGCGACAACAGGCAGGAGTTTGACAGGGGTTTGgaggatgatggtgatgatgaagatgatgatgaggaagttGAAGAGGAAATTGATGAAGTCAAGCGATCAAGCCCGTCGGGTCCTGGAGAAGATGATCCTGATGACATCACCAAGCTGGTGGACTACTACCTTCTGAAGgtactggagaaaaaaaaggaggaggagcagaagagAGAGCTAGAAGAAGAAGAGgccagagaagagaggaaggcaGCTCAAACCCAGCACAGTGACAAGGTAGATCCAAATGCCATTTACCAACTCATCCAAATCTCCCAGAATCTACAGATCCCACCAGAAGATCTGCTGGACATGCTAAAGAGTGGAGAGATGACAAAACAGGTCAGGAAACCACTGAGGACACAAGCGCAGTCCCTGACACCCAATGATCTGGCCAGGCTAGAggacacattttctaaaatatcaTCCAAAAAAATTAATAAGATTCCTCCCGCGACATTTTACAATAGAGGGCTGCCTGAAACCGAAACAAGCAACGTCCCGGACGACATAAACACAGAAGACATTCTAAAAATCCTCGGTCTCGGAAACGTGGGAAATAAAAATTCCGTGGCGCTCAAGAACCAGAAACATCATACAAGCCCACAATCTAGGTTTTTCGATCCAGCTGGAAGGCAGGGAGGCAACATGTTCTCTGACCAAAACATTCTCGAGAAAGGAAAGGACGACTATGATGACACTTTAAACGAAGATGAGCTGGCGACTTATCTGGCATCCCAGATGGCGCAATATCCACAAGCAGTCAACAACGCTGACCAAAAGCGCGCATCACAGCTTCCCCCACGAGACAATCAACTCGTGCTGGGAACGTTTGAGCAAGCGATACAGGACTACTTTGACCAAATGGACTCAAACAAAAGCCAGCCTCGGAAAAGACACACAGAACCCGAATACACGGACGATGCATTGCAAACGCAAGGCTTGGATGACGACACGATGCTGAAAATTCTAGGCTATCTAAACCCGGAGACCGAAGAGAGAGAAGATAAGGACCTTTACCCAAAAACGGTCAAAGGAATGTAG